The Candidatus Korarchaeota archaeon NZ13-K DNA segment GGTCCTCTCCGAGGGGGATGGGGATCTCATACCGGAGCATGCGCACGAGGAGGACGAGATCGCTTACGTGGTGAGCGGGAGTTTGAGGGTTCACATGGAGGGAATGGGCGATTTGGATGTCAGGGAGGGTGAGGCCCTGCTCATCCCTAAGGGGGTGAGGCACAGGGGAGTGCTTTCCGGGGACTGCGTCCTGATAGCGGTCTATCATCCCTGAAGGACCCCGAGGCCCCAAGGGGCGATGGTCTCAGACGATGCGCTCGCTCCCACGGCATCGGGCCCTCAGGGCCCCCAACCCCTCGAATCAGCTCAATCAACGTGGCCAACCTCATGCCTCGGGATGGGGGTGCCATGAACGGACATCGCGGCATGGGAAGCCTCAGGAGGATGGGGCTGAAGGAATGGTCCCTCTTAATGACCCTATCAGTCCTATGGGGTGGCTCCTTTCTCTTCATGGGCATCCTAGTGAGGGAGCTCCCTCCCCTCACTATAACGGCGCTCCGTCTCGGTTTAGCTGCCGTCCCGCTCAACATTGTGGTGAGACGCAGGGGAGGCCGGAGGTTCCCCTGGAGGGAGCTCCTGATCCTGGGGCTGAGCAATAACACAGTTCCCTCGGCGCTCATCCTCTGGGGGCAGGTTTACATATCCAGCAGCCTGGCCTCCATACTGAACTCCACAGCCCCTATCTTCACATCAATGCTCGCCCACTTCCTCACGGACGATGAGAGGCTGACCAGGGGGAAGTTGGCTGGTGCACTGATCGGTCTCTCGGGCGTCCTCATCATGATGGGGCCCGATGCTTTGGAGAGGGGTCAGAGCCTGATCGGGCAGATTATGGTGCTCTCCGGCGTGCTTTGCTACTCCTACGCCACGATATTCGGCAGAAGGCTATATGGGATGGGCCTGTCCCCGCTGGAGATAGCATCCGGTCAGCTGACCGCGGCCACCCTGACCGCCCTCCCCCTCGCCATCTTGCTGGACAGACCTTGGACCCTGCCGATCCCCTCGGTGAGGGCCTGGGAATCGATCATCTGCCTATCGATTCTCTCCACCGCCCTGGCATACGTAGTATTCTTCAGGCTGCTCGAATCGGCCGGGGCGACCCAGGTGAACCTCGTGACCCTGCTAATCCCGGTGACGGCGACGCTACTCTGCACGGCCCTGCTTGGGGAGAGGCTGGAGGAAAGGCACCTCCTCGGGATGGTCGTGATACTGCTGGGCCTATCCCTATCCGACGGGAGGCCCATCGAATTCCTCGAGAGGCGGGTGCGAACTCTTAATAAGATCGCCCGATTCACGGCTTGATGAGGTTGCTCATAATATCGGATGCCCACGGGAACTATGATGCTCTCAGAGCGATCTTGGAAGGAGAGAGATACGATCAGGCCATTTTCTTAGGAGATTCCGTGGATTACGGTCCTCAGCCCGCAGAAACACTTGATCTGCTCAGGGAGACGTGCTCCGTCCTCCTGAAGGGAAACCATGACGCGGCCGCGGCTCACGGGATCAGCTGCATGTGCTTGGAGGAGCTGAGGCCCCTCAGCGAGTACACGAGGGCCAACATAACGCTGAAGATGCTCTCGAAGGAGGACCTGAATTTTCTAAGGGGGCTCCCTGAGAGCTATGAGCTCCGTATCGGTGAGATGCGCGTTTACGCCGTTCACGCATCCCCCAGGGATCACCTCTACGGCTACCTGATGCCCGATATGAGCGATGAGGACCTGGAGGGACAGCTGTATGAGGTCGGCCCGGCCGGGCTGAGGAGGCTGGATCACGATCTCTTCCTCGTGGGTCACACCCACAGGGCGATGATCAGGGGGCTTAGGGGGGCTAGGGTGTTGAACCCGGGTTCCCTGGGCCAGCCCAGGGACGGGGATAGCAGGGCGTCCTACGCCATCCTGGAGGATGGTAGGCTGGAGCTCAGGAGGATCCGTTATGATGTGGAGGGGGTCATAGGCAAGATCAGAGAACTGAGGCTCGAGAGTTGGGCCGAGGATCAGCTGATTCAGATACTGAGGACGGGATCCGTCGATAATATCTGAGCTAAATCGTCAACCCAGCCCCCTGAGGACGCTCCAGTACTCCTCGTCCCCCAGGACCTCCTCCTGCTCCTTCGAGACCCTCTCCAGCAGGGAGCTGAAGTCATCCCTTATGCGCTGAGCCAGTCTCCTCACCCTGCCGGGATCGGGGATGGGCCTCCTCGGAAGACCAACCCTCCCGATGCTCGCCGAGGCCAGGAGCCGCCTGGCGACCTCCCCCTCATCCGGGGGCCTGGCATCTGAGTCGCTCGTCCAGAAGACCGCCCTGAGATAGGCCGCGCCTAGCGTGATCAGGCTCCTCTCCATGAGATCCTCGAGGAGATCCGGACCAGCTCGCCTGACCCTCTCCAGCACCTCTCCAGGGCTGGGACCCCCGAAGGGATGCCTCACCGCGGCTGAGGCGAGCGACTCGGATAGGACGGGCTCCAAGCTGCCGTGCAAGTAGACGCAGGCCGACGCGTATGAGCTGTGAAGTACGGCCCTCACGAAGGCCGTCTCCACGTGCCTGGGCACGTCTGCCTCTCCCCTCTCGATAATGCCCAGCATCTCCTCTGGTTTTATCGGATCCATCGCCGCAGCTCTTCCGTTGTAAACGAGCCAAGGGACACTCCAGACCTCAAACCTCATCGCGCCAGATCCGGCCACGTTCGAGACGTCAATGAACCTCACTCTCGTGAGCAGTCCCTCTCTGTGGAGGGTCATCATGAGCCTCTTGCTGCTGAGGCAGCTCGGATGGAAGAAGACCTCAATAGCCTCCATGCCGAGGCGGAGGGTCCAGTGACTAATAACCTTTCCTCAGGAACCCTAGAGGAGGTAGTCCGCCATGATTCCCGCCCCAAGAATTAATCCTATGATCATATTTAGGTTAAAAGCATCAGCATATCTTCCCATTCTAGCATAAAAATTCTCCACTAAGAGCAGCAGCTCGTAGAGGATGATCAAGATGAGCGAGATTAAACCGTTGTCGGATAGTTAACACTCTATAACTATCCGTTCCACCTCGGCCTCGAAGGCCTCGGTGGCTTTCGCCGCCAACGGTAAAGGACGGCACATGGGGAGTTTTGCGGCTATATTCCAGGCGGCTACGAAGTGCCTATCCGCCTGGAAGCCGCACTCCTTGCATTTGAAGACGTGCCCATTCGGCTTGTTCAACTCGCCACATATCGGGCACGTCCTAGACGTATTCTTGGCGTCAACAAACTCCGGATTAAATCCCTGCTCCATCGATTTGTAGGAGATGTAGAGCTGTATTTTCCTGAATGGCATGCTGTGAAGCCTCCTGTTCATTTTTCTGCCATATCGTATTTTCTCCCTCATGTCGGTGAGCCTCTCCATCACGGGCTTGACGTTCTCCTCAGCGACTATGCGGGCTATGATTTTTGAGGCCCTGTGGAGTATATCATTTACCCGCTGTTTCTCCCTTCTGGAATACTTCGCTAGCAGCCTGGCCTTAGTCTCCCCAGAAGTCTTCTTTTGGATGTTCCTCCTCTTCCTGAAGTACCTGTCCCTGACGCATTTCGCTTCGCTTATGTCTATCCTGACGAACTTCACTTTGTCGGGCTTAACCACGATGAGGTCTATGCTTCTCTCGTTAACATCTATGCCCAACACGCCTTCTGGCTCCCTCTCCTCGACAGCCTTCCTGAAGGTCACATGCAGGAAGAAGCTTCCGCCTCTCCTAACGAGCCTCGCCCCCTTGACCTGCCAGCCGATAAACTTCCTTGAGTGCTC contains these protein-coding regions:
- a CDS encoding cupin domain-containing protein produces the protein VLSEGDGDLIPEHAHEEDEIAYVVSGSLRVHMEGMGDLDVREGEALLIPKGVRHRGVLSGDCVLIAVYHP
- a CDS encoding metallophosphoesterase, producing MRLLIISDAHGNYDALRAILEGERYDQAIFLGDSVDYGPQPAETLDLLRETCSVLLKGNHDAAAAHGISCMCLEELRPLSEYTRANITLKMLSKEDLNFLRGLPESYELRIGEMRVYAVHASPRDHLYGYLMPDMSDEDLEGQLYEVGPAGLRRLDHDLFLVGHTHRAMIRGLRGARVLNPGSLGQPRDGDSRASYAILEDGRLELRRIRYDVEGVIGKIRELRLESWAEDQLIQILRTGSVDNI
- a CDS encoding transposase, whose product is MVRFCLERAIKLGVTSRKRLHEAVYRELREKYPSYPSHYVYTAITQALAMFKSYRRLSRRGKNVSPPEIKNLNTVLLDDAHLFWFSWGSLKLATHRGHVVVPFEVHEHSRKFIGWQVKGARLVRRGGSFFLHVTFRKAVEEREPEGVLGIDVNERSIDLIVVKPDKVKFVRIDISEAKCVRDRYFRKRRNIQKKTSGETKARLLAKYSRREKQRVNDILHRASKIIARIVAEENVKPVMERLTDMREKIRYGRKMNRRLHSMPFRKIQLYISYKSMEQGFNPEFVDAKNTSRTCPICGELNKPNGHVFKCKECGFQADRHFVAAWNIAAKLPMCRPLPLAAKATEAFEAEVERIVIEC
- a CDS encoding DMT family transporter, translated to MGLKEWSLLMTLSVLWGGSFLFMGILVRELPPLTITALRLGLAAVPLNIVVRRRGGRRFPWRELLILGLSNNTVPSALILWGQVYISSSLASILNSTAPIFTSMLAHFLTDDERLTRGKLAGALIGLSGVLIMMGPDALERGQSLIGQIMVLSGVLCYSYATIFGRRLYGMGLSPLEIASGQLTAATLTALPLAILLDRPWTLPIPSVRAWESIICLSILSTALAYVVFFRLLESAGATQVNLVTLLIPVTATLLCTALLGERLEERHLLGMVVILLGLSLSDGRPIEFLERRVRTLNKIARFTA